The sequence TGAAATAAAAAATGGATGAGATAAAAATGGTTAAACGAATTTTTGATCAATATCAACCTGAAAAGTGAAAGACTTTGAGTGAGATCACATGTGGTGATATCATTCATTGTTCAATGTCTACACGCAATTATATTACTATTAGTCATCTAATATCATGTGCACTACTTTGACAAATGTAGAAGATCAATGTATTGTTCATTATTGATGAAAACAgatgtgtttatatatatatcattcatTGTCCAATATCTACAATTGTATAACGAAATATAATTatgaacttaaaatttttttgaatacgATATTTAGGCATCGATTAGTGCAATTTATAAGACAACGCATATATTTGAACTCCAATATTAAAAGACATGTCTGATCATGATGTTTGGAACAACACATGAACAATAAAAGTACAAATACCACTTAATTCTACATAAATTGTTCTACTTACCGGGATAATATTTTAGGCCACCAAGACCAACCTTgcaaagtaaaaataaattaagacaAATTGTTCCGGATTCAGAATAATTCCATATTAATTTGGAACGATCTCGAATATTTACAacataaacaaaaaaacaattgagaataaaataaactcattctacgcacgcacacacacacacacacacatacacacacacacacacaaacaaagatgttatgattttatgcacaacacatattattatgtttataATGTTTTCATTGTCGTATGAATTATCGACAAATGGTGTTGGTCATATAATATCATGTGCACTACCTTGGAAAATGTAGAATATTAATGCATTGTTCATTCTAGACATCATTATAAACTTTAAAAAgtgttaaatataatatttagacaTTGATTAGCCTGATTAGTAATATTAAGATTATATTTGAACTTCACTATTAAAAGAGCATGTCAATCATGTTGTTTGGCATAACACGTGAAAAAAAAGAGTAAAAAATGCGGCCTAAATCAACATAAATTGTTCTAATTATTGAGATAAAATTTTAGGCCACCAAGACCAACCTTGccaagaaaaaataaattaagatcAAATTGTCCCAGATTCAGAATCATTCCATATCAATTTAGAACAATCTCGAACTTTTATGGcataaacaaaaaaacaattGGGCATGAGAGACTCATTCTCCGCATACACACAAAGATGTTATGATTTTGTGCATAACACATAATGTttataattaattgttattttcaTATGAATTGTGATCAAATTACATTGGTATTGTTCATGTAATATCATGTGCACTACTTTGAAAAATGTAGAAGATGAATGCATTGTTCATTATTGAATTAGATCACATATGGTGATATTATTCATTGTACAATGACTACAATTACATAACTATATGACATTATAAACTTTAAAGATTgttgaatataatatttagaCATTGATTGGCTTGATTAGTAAGATTAAACTTATATTTGAACTTCACTATTAAAAGAACATATCTTATCATGATGTTTGACACAACACATGAACAATAAATGTACAAATACGGCCTAATTCAGCATAAATTATTCTAATTACCAGGATAAAATTTTATACCACCAAGACCAACTTTGCcatgtaaaaataaattaagatcAAATTATCTCGTATTCAGAATCATTCCGCATTAATTTGGAATAATCTCAAACATTTACGGTATAAACAAAGAAATAATTGGATATGAGAGAGACTCATTCTCCGCACACACATTCGAAGATGTTATGATTTTATGCATAACACATATTATAATGTTTACAATAAGTTTTCATTGTCGTATGAATTGTCATAAAATTACGTTGGTGTTGATCATATAATATCATGTACACTAATTTGGTAAAtatacaagatgaatgcattgtTCATTATTCAATTAGATCACATATGGTGATATTATTCATTGtacaaagacattaaattaatgctgacgcttaaatcacaaagtgctttattaaaattagaagaaccaatagtgcaaagaatcgtaaaactccctggatcttttagTTTTTGTGGTTTCTTCTTTTGAAGGATAACACTACATTCCTCAGTCAGGTTCACTGTATCGAGCTCCTCCAATTTTCACTTCTTAGACATTACATCTTTCAAGAATTTGACATAGTTCGGGATTTGCAGCAAAATATAGGCGAATGGgatattgatatgaaattttttgaagATCTCAAGAAATTTGTAAATTGTTCATTCAACGCTTTATTCTTGAATCTCTGCGGATAAACATCTAGTTATGCAATTTTATAATGACTAACACTAATGCAGTTTGACGACAATTCTCACGACAATGAAAACATATTATAAACATTATAATATGTGTTATGCAGAAAATCATAACATcttcatgtgtgtgtgtgtgtgcagaGAACAAGTCTCTCTCATACCCAATTGTTTATTTGTTATGCCGTAAATATTCGAGATTATTCCAAAATAATATGGAATGATTCTGAATCCGGGACAATTTGATCCTAATTTATTTTCACTTGGCAAGGTTGGTCTTGGTGGCCTAAAATTTTATCCCGGTAAGTAAACAATTTTTGCTGAATTATGCCGCATTTGTACTTTTATTGTTCATGTGTTGTGCCAAATAACATTATCAGACATGCTCTTTTAATAGTTGATTTCATAATTTTCATCTTACTAATTAAGCTAATCAAtgtctaaatattatattttacaatttttaaagtttataatGGCATCTAATTATGCAATTGTAGTCATTATACAATAAATAATGTCACCAATATTGATCTCATTTAATAATGAACAATGCATTCTTTTTCTTATTTGCCAAAGTAGTGCACATGATATTATATGACCAACACCAATGTAATTTGACAAAAATTCATACGACaatgaaaacttattataaacaTTATAATATGTGTTATGAATAAAATCATAACATCTTTGTGTGTGTAGGGAATGAGTTTCTCTcataattaattgtttttttgtttatacCGTAAATATTTGAGATTGTTCTAAATTATCATCCAATTATATTTGTGTTGGTCATTATAATCTATCATGTACACTAATTTGTCAAATATAAAAGATGAATTTATTGTTCGTTATTCAATGAAATCACATATGGTGATATCGTTCATTGCTCAATGTCTACAATTGCATAATGAAATGTAATTCTGACTTTAAAAAACTGTTGAATATGATATTTTGGCATCGATTATCTCAATTTGTAATACGATACATGTATTTGAACTCTACTATTAAAGAATATGCGTGATCATGCGATCACAACGCATGAACTAGAAGAGTATAAATGCGTCTTACTTGAGCACATAATGTTCTACTTCTCAGGATAAAATTTCGGGCCACTTTGATTGACCTTCTCAAGTGATAGTAAATTAGTTTCGAATTGTCTTTGATTTgagataattttaaatatatttagaaCAATCTCAGATAATTTTTGGATAAGCAGATAGACGTACAATTTGGAATATGATACTCATTCTTTATACATGCACAAACTTTGTCAAAATATACGAGACACATGCATTGTCCCTGATTTGGGAtaattccaaatatatttggaacaatctcATACATTTGTGgaataaaaaaatagataatTGAGAATGAAATACTCATTTTTTAGGCAATATGACACACTTTTATGATTCATTCTTTTGAGGCAGTATGAAACTCACTTTTTTGACAGTATATGATTCATATTGCCGAGttaaaatgaattaaaatgtTCTAACATGTCAAGTTCTAGGATATAAAGACAGAGATCAGTCGCATAAGTGTTAATATGTGATACTCATAGTACATACATTTAATACAAAAAGTCTATATGATTTACAATCATAAAATTACATTTTAATCTCACAATACAAACAAAAAGTATCATCATTATGACATGCACCGCATCACTATATATGAAATGTGTCTTAATCAAAAATCAAACATCGATTGCGCCTCAAAtcataaatcaaatattataatttaaacaaaaactAAATTAAACAAGGAAcacattttataaattaatcactgaAAGTACACATCATTCAAgtatatatcatcatctataAACACATAAATATGTCACGGCCAAAACAATTCTAAGTAAACTACAACTTACGAAACAGCTTCACACGATACGACAACACAAGAGAACACGATACATAAGATTACActacaaacaaaacacaaaTTAATATAAAACAACAGTGTGTTCCAcaaaatcattaaaacaaacTAAACCAACAATGCTTCCACTGGAACGTGTATATCTCCTTGAAGGTAAGGTCGTGCTCCAGCCAACTTACAATAACCGCTTTCTCATGTGCAAGTGTAAAGATGGAGCATGCGTCGCTTTCTTGATTATGGAAGcccaatatttttttgttatctCGGTGGTAATTTGTCAACACCTAAAATGAAAGCAAAAtaatttacattgagcttaaaaggataaaatcgtgtatgaaaattttaataaaattggaGAATATTCACATTTATTTATGTAAcacattacaaaaaaaaaaatcacataataacaaattcaagcagttcatttttattttaatgataaaaTTATCAATATTTAAGTCAAAATGTAGAACTAAAATCATTATGATTAGGAATTAAATCGATATAATCGAGAACAAGGAATTTCAGTTACTCTAtcccaaaattgcaataaataaGCTTCATTTCCACTCACAGACTGAGAAACTATAAATTGACCAATAATATGTACAATTCACATGATGACACGAAAATTTAATATAATCACTAAATTACCATGGCAAATCTCTAAATAATAGCTCAATTGCAAATGATAAAAACAATTAAACTACATGTTATTGTATTCATAACAACAAAAAGTGTAAGGTTGTAATAACCACtttcagattttattttctaCATAATCAGTAAAAACATAACATGCATTCAATACAATAAGATAAAAAATGAAGATCATGACTTTATTCATAACTCATTCcacaataaaaaattatcaCAAAATCACATTTCTAAGTAGCAGATTAAAATACTATAAAGACTATCTATATAATCTTTATAATCAGTACTAAACTATAAAAATTGGTAATAAAATCATTATAATCAAGAACAATAACTAATTTCAGATAATCAATCTATAATTAGTTGAGATGGACCATAAACCCACATAGATACATAAAATCTAAATATTGCCCATCAAATATGTATAATTCAAACGATGTATGAAACTTCAGTGCACAATAAACACAAACCTTAAAGAATCACTCAACtgaaaaagattaaaaaaagaaaaaatcacCAAAAAATCACTCAATtggaaaagattaaaaaaatcatcaagatgAGGTTGGGGAGACGACATATTGGGAGGTGGAAGAAttgttattaaaatattatttattgttcaAGTGAGCCTTAATGTGTTTCCATACTTTTTGATGACAATTTCGTAATTTACCTTAAATGGGGACTTTAAACACATGTCAGTGTTTTGTCAGGGAGTTGCAACACAACAATTCTGACATAAGGACTGAGAGCAAATCTAAGTTTCTATTAAGGATTTATTAATCATTTCCCCCAAATTAATGGATTTTGTCATGTAAAATACTAATGGACaattgttgaattaatttattcCACATCTAAAAATACTAGGCAATCATAGTTGTCACCAACTTgcataaaaattgaatttttttacaaattgttttttttagcaTTGTAAAGGGCACTCATGCAGCATTTTTCTGCTGGTTCGGAGTGGGAAATTACATTAAATTGAAAGGGCAATCAATTCATGCACGCTCTCCCAGCTCACGCGTGACCCCTCTtgcctttttttttatttttatttttatttcaaaaccCAACGTATTCAAAATTATTTGAGCCTACAAGATTAagataaaaaacaaaaagaaatggAAAAAagatatcttttatttattgtgaAAATTAAAAGGAAATGTAGCCTAAAGAGTGAAACCGAGGGATTATTCATTAATTTCAATTTACGCTTGACCAAACAACTTTCGAAACatgaaataatttaatttccTCAAATTTAAAGGAAATGATTATGTAATTTTATGTTTCAAGAAATCATAAAGTTATCACACCAAACAAAGTAACTAAAGTCCATTAGCTCCActcttcaaaaaaataataaaataaaatagaaatcaATTATTAAAAATGTTGTTCGTCCCACCTTAATACCTAAAGGGAAAACTCTTTTTATATAAAGCAAAGGGTTCTTCCACACTTTCTCTTAAACCCCTCGCAACCCCGGCCTTTCCATATCAAACAGAAATTCACCAcctttatcatatttctcgGGGCTATATAAAGTACTGTGTAATATATGCAAAGATGTCTGTAAGttcttatttaaataattttacatTTTTACTATCATCATTATTCTTGCAAATTTGATAGTAAACGgggtgttttgttttgttttattttgttttgttttcctgGAAGATGGTGGAGGTGAGAGTTCCTAACTTGGACTGTGAAGGGTGCGCTACAAAGCTTAGAAAATCCCTATTCAAACTCAAAGGTTAGTGTGACATTTTGGGAGTATTtgtaaacttttaaaaaatagtgGTTATATCCAATTTTTCTTCTCCAAATCACAAACGAAAATGGGATAATATTGTTTTTAGAGATTGCAAACGCCCTCGAATCATTCTCTTGAAAAAATCCATTAATTTAAAAAGACACAAGTTAAGTTTCATTATAAGTTCTTGTCTGCAATTTTCTTTTTCTACTTTTTTCCCGGGTTTAGAGTACGTTTTGATTTGATAATGAGTGTGCTCCTTTTGGGTTGGTGTAAATAGTTATTGTTTAgagatttgaatttcaaaacaAGCATATATAATACCTTTTGATCGAGGTTGTCTATACTATTTATCATGTgtttttttcttgaaaaaaataaaattgtcttCATTGTACTACAATATTCAGTCACCATCAAAAGttcaaaataacaaatatatataaaatacaaaataagtatgaaataatttttttagaaaaaaatagaaAGACAAAAGGAATTTCATTGAATAGGATTAAAAGATTTAGTTTACATGAATATTATTTACTACTTgggaaaaatatataaaatgaaagcattaatttaattacctgCAATATATAGGGATCttgtataaaatatatttatagtatattcTTTCCATTTATTTTTTGTATACATATTCTATAGCATATTCCAAATGGCATAGATATGATAAATAAAGTTAATTGTTTTTGAAAAGATAAAGAGAAAACATAAAGATAATTAAAAAGTCTTGCTAGCTATTATCtgggaaaattttaaaatttaatttaattaatttaattctaaataaAGGTTGAAGTTTTTTGTTTAAAAGAAAATCAGAATTGTGGCTCAATGGGCTTTATTTTACGGCCATTTAAGATATTGGGCTTTTTTGCATTTTGCAAACTCCCATGTAGAGGACTTAATAAATAATCCACTAATTAAATCATAATTTATCAGGTGTGGATGCGGTAGAAGTAGAAATGGAGTTGCAAAAGATAACTGTTAGAGGCTATGGATTAGAAGAAAAGAAGGTCCTCAAGGCCATCAAACGCGCCGGAAAAGCCGCGGAGCCGTGGCCATATCCGGGATACTCATATTTCTCCTCATTTTACAAATATCCATCTCACGTTGTCAATCATTACTATGAAACGTCACGAAACGTTGTTGCGCCGAACGTGCACACATTCTTCCACACACCGGCGGTGTACTCTGTGGCTGTGGCTTCGGACGAGGCGGTTGCGTCGATGTTCAGTGATGACAATCCACATGCTTGCTCTATCATGTGAAAACATGATTTGAGAGGAACgtatattttaaaaaagtatATTTTCTTGAGGTTATTGGTGGTTTagaatgcatgtttatgtttcttgATGAAGGTAAAACGTGAGGTTCATCTGGTGTTTTTTTCTTGGCTGATTGAGTTTTTGGACGTGCAATTGTTTGCTAATTTTTTAGTTATTTTGTTATACTTTGTTTAGTCAGAATGGTTTGTGCGCATGGAAATTTTGATTGAGTTAATATTGTTAAAGCAAAGTGATAAAATTAAGGGAATAGGCTCTACTTTAAGCACAAATTATGATTTCATTTGAATAATTTATCAaagatatattaattatttttttcatttctccACTAAATTGTGTCAGGGATGTTTATGAAATGAATTGAATTGGGTATGTTAACAGGGCCGGGTCTATATTAGGGCTACATTGGGCTATAATTAATAgtattctaaataaataattaatacttCCTCCGTCCCACATATATTATCCTCTTTGGATTTTTacacagattaaaaaaaatgtatagggaaaacaaattttatataaactttctATTTCATCCCTAttcaatgtattaaaaaatgattgcacaattttcaaggtgtagttaataggggtatatattagtaaaaaaatgtaaaaaaatattactaaatatgacatatgattatatatttgagacaaacaGAAAAGAAAACGTGAACAATATAATTGGAACCGAGGGAGTAGTATTCTAAAATACTTACACTTACACACACATTGTTTCTCTAAATGAGTGTGTGCATTTCCATAGGGATGCACTTTAAAGCCATGAAACCCGTGTGCCAAAGTGAACAAATCAGTAGATATTTGGTATCAAAATTAGGTgtggtttttcggtataccgtactaaaaatattggtatgaaaaaaattcataccaaaATCAATggcgaaattctgaaattttggtatgaaaaaaatccaaattgataccgtatagaaaccgaaaaaaattctttataccgaaaaaatgtctgtatatcgaaaaaatttcgatacgatatgccaaaaattcaatattttgattGGTATGCCAGCCCTAACCAGAATAGCTCCATGTGTCCTTGAGATTGTGTAGCCAATCTCAATGAAAGGGGTTGAACTATGAAGGAAGCATCCTTAGGCAAATCCCCCATCGCCAAACACGACAGAGATATTGGGTATTTAAATGGTCTTGTGTCTATTTTTAGAGAGTGTTTGCAATGAATTATACTTTTGTAggagtgattaatttataaattataaaaaagttaagaaaaaccaaaagttggtagtgtttgaaaacaaatgtgaaaatctaaaaatcaaagttgggtagtgtttgataaataagttattatagtgattttaacattgaatttcttattagaatcacttttggagaatcataatcatcacatgactagcttttggatttcaattaagttaaacataagctaacataatctaggtttaagaaacatacaaaagtaattttttaaagtcaaaatctaacaatcattttttttattgattacaAACACTCTCTTAATGGCACGTTTAAAAACAGTGAGACCCACGTGAGGCCATTTCACTAAATAGCCTTGGGTCAATCCAATACAATGTCGAgggtcataatttttttaaaaaaaaattgacccaAGCCCCTTCTTCAGACCCATGTGTTAGGCTATTTTTATATGGATAAAGGGTATTGTGGATTAGTGGTTTCGAAAATTTCTATTTATGAATTTTAGAGAAGAAGTATTATTTTGTGGAAAATAGTTGCCCAAAAATATAGTGACCTCAGTTCAAGTTTAATAATACACGATTAAATGGATCATTAATTAAGTAAATCAGAGCAATTAAGTAATCAATAGGTTCAGAAACCACCGAAGAGAGTTCAGATCATCCGAACTTAGATCGACCTTCCGAAGGTTTCTCTGTTGCATGACCAGTCATATCAGTGAGTTTTTAAAAGCGCACATACACGTAGCAGCCAGTTCGAACCTTCTGAAGTCCAGATTGGACCTCCCAAACTCAAGTATCAACCGAGGTATCAAAACACAGTTGACACGTCGATTCATGTAGAGATTGGATCTTCCAGtcgtcgcctataaataggccattgAATTTCATATTTTGGAAAATGTATTGAGTGTTTTACTCTCGATTTTAGTGTATATTTGAGTGTTTTTTTTTCCATATTATCAATGGACGGACAGTAACTAAG comes from Henckelia pumila isolate YLH828 chromosome 4, ASM3356847v2, whole genome shotgun sequence and encodes:
- the LOC140867337 gene encoding heavy metal-associated isoprenylated plant protein 31, with the translated sequence MSMVEVRVPNLDCEGCATKLRKSLFKLKGVDAVEVEMELQKITVRGYGLEEKKVLKAIKRAGKAAEPWPYPGYSYFSSFYKYPSHVVNHYYETSRNVVAPNVHTFFHTPAVYSVAVASDEAVASMFSDDNPHACSIM